From the genome of Caloenas nicobarica isolate bCalNic1 chromosome 16, bCalNic1.hap1, whole genome shotgun sequence, one region includes:
- the PEBP1 gene encoding phosphatidylethanolamine-binding protein 1, translating to MPVDLGQWGGPLSLTDVEQKPAQPLRVKYGSVEIDELGKVLTPTQVQHRPTSIEWDGCDPQKLYTLVLTDPDAPSRKDPKFREWHHFLVTNMKGNNVGSGTVLSDYVGSGPPKGTGLHRYVWLVYEQPKQLSCNEPILSNRSGDKRGKFKVASFRSKYDLGVPVAGTCYQAEWDDYVPKLYEQLSGK from the exons ATGCCGGTGGACCTGGGGCAGTGGGGCGGGCCGCTCAGCCTCACCGACGTGGAGCAGAAGCCGGCGCAGCCGCTGCGGGTCAAGTATGGCTCCGTGGAGATAGACGAGCTGGGCAAGGTGCTCACGCCCACCCAG GTCCAGCATCGCCCCACCAGCATTGAGTGGGATGGCTGCGACCCCCAGAAGCTCTACACCCTGGTTCTCACGGACCCCGATGCGCCCAGCAGGAAGGACCCGAAGTTCAG GGAATGGCATCATTTCCTGGTGACCAACATGAAAGGCAACAACGTGGGCAGTGGGACTGTGCTGTCAGATTACGTCGGCTCCGGACCTCCCAAAGGAACAG GGCTGCACCGCTACGTGTGGCTGGTGTACGAGCAGCCGAAGCAGCTGAGCTGCAATGAGCCCATCCTCTCCAATCGCTCCGGTGACAAACGAGGGAAGTTCAAGGTGGCTTCTTTCCGCAGCAAGTATGACCTGGGGGTGCCGGTGGCGGGCACTTGCTACCAGGCGGAGTGGGATGACTACGTGCCCAAGCTCTACGAGCAGCTGTCGGGGAAGTAG
- the VSIG10 gene encoding LOW QUALITY PROTEIN: V-set and immunoglobulin domain-containing protein 10 (The sequence of the model RefSeq protein was modified relative to this genomic sequence to represent the inferred CDS: substituted 1 base at 1 genomic stop codon) yields the protein MAAAQDGGSPAARPDTRSPPRAPAXRAGESGRARPALPALRCPPAGAEAAQHRPWQRRPAMRLPGGTPARFFLALCVWRLVPRRDAAGTEEVVFGEVGGSILLVCRNVSKEATEVVWFQGDPRSFPPLFSSRVSFPRDVRFSLVDNSSLRITELRLQDEGNYTCREVLNETDHEHRVQLLVANPPHSAPKCWAEASPSGLMLQLFCSWPGGYPHPTLHWREEGHDLENSSWVISSSSNSDTHVETLNSSHLSHRKVFKCVGSHVVKQEEPACTVEIKIPSLESEPPKTCFVGDNVTLTCRVTEGTPAARLTWLRGVTQPEAEIRPGGRYLIAQEGNVSRLTIQNCSQATDGGCYVCKAQNPVGLRELFVCLTVKQPVNIVGVVGAVVVLSLLAVLTVTAVVLYYNPLLCLRGAAFRNQDSGDVLVLVDSEDDDEGKGEEETMSSSTKHEAMALVNGNSVWAASPSCLTEGDDGEQHSGVSPWERRGEEPRGT from the exons ATGGCGGCCGCCCAAGATGGCGGGTCCCCGGCAGCGCGGCCTGACACACGATCCCCTCCACGGGCCCCGGCGTAGCGGGCAGGGGAGAGCGGGCGGGCCCGGCCGGCTCTGCCCGCCCTCCGCTGCCCGCCGGCCGGGGCGGAGGCTGCTCAGCACCGCCCGTGGCAGCGGCGCCCGGCGATGCGGCTCCCCGGCGGGACGCCGGCCCGCTTCTTCCTCGCCCTCTGCGTCTGGAGGCTGGTGCCGCGCCGGGACGCCGCAG GAACAGAAGAAGTGGTCTTTGGGGAGGTCGGAGGAAGCATCCTCCTCGTGTGCCGAAATGTCTCCAAAGAAGCAACCGAGGTGGTCTGGTTTCAAGGGGACCCTCGTTCTTTCCCCCCACTCTTCTCCTCGAGGGTCTCCTTCCCCCGGGACGTCCGTTTCTCCCTGGTTGACAACAGCTCCCTGCGCATCACGGAGCTGCGGCTGCAGGACGAGGGCAACTACACCTGCAGAGAAGTGCTGAACGAGACGGACCACGAGCACCGGGTCCAGCTCCTGGTGGCCA ATCCACCGCACTCAGCCCCGAAGTGCTGGGCCGAGGCTTCCCCGTCGGGGCTGATGCTGCAGCTGTTTTGCAGCTGGCCCGGGGGGTACCCGCACCCCACCCTGCACTGGAGAGAAGAGGGGCACGATCTGGAGAACTCCAGCTGGGTCATCAGCTCCTCCAGCAACTCGGACACGCACGTGGAAACGCTCAACAGCTCCCACCTCTCCCATCGCAAAGTCTTCAAGTGTGTCGGGAGCCACGTTGTCAAGCAGGAGGAGCCCGCGTGCACTGTGGAGATAA AAATCCCTTCCCTGGAATCGGAGCCCCCTAAGACCTGCTTTGTGGGTGACAACGTGACGCTGACGTGCCGGGTGACCGAGGGCACCCCGGCGGCACGGCTCACCTGGCTGCGGGGTGTCACCCAGCCCGAGGCGGAGATCCGGCCGGGGGGCAGGTACCTGATCGCCCAGGAGGGCAACGTGTCCCGGCTCACCATCCAGAACTGCTCCCAGGCCACCGACGGCGGCTGCTACGTCTGCAAAGCGCAGAACCCCGTGGGGCTGAGGGAGCTCTTCGTCTGCCTGACGGTGAAGC agccGGTGAACATCGTTGGGGTCGTGGGCGCAGTGGTGGTCCTGTCCCTGCTGGCCGTTCTCACCGTCACCGCGGTTGTCTTGTACTACAACCCTCTGCTGTGCCTGAGAG GTGCTGCGTTCAG GAATCAGGACTCAGGCGACGTCTTAGTGCTGGTGGACTCTGAAGACGACGatgagggaaaaggagaagaggagaccatGAGCAGCTCCACCAAACATGAGGCAATGGCACTGGTCAATGGGAACAGCGTCTGGGCTGCTTCCCCCAGCTGCCTGACAGAAG GTGACGATGGCGAGCAGCACAGTGGGGTCTCTCCAtgggaaaggaggggagaagagcCACGAGGCACGTAG